In Phyllopteryx taeniolatus isolate TA_2022b chromosome 5, UOR_Ptae_1.2, whole genome shotgun sequence, the DNA window TTTTGGGacgcgggaggaaagcggagcgcccggagaaaagccgcgcaggcacggggagaacacgccaactccgcacaggcggggccgggacttgaaccccggtcctcagaaccgccAGGCGGAAGCGCTAACCGGTCCGACAATcgaaaacataataaataaccTTTTTATAAAGTCTATGTAAAATAACAACAGAAAGCAAATTGAGCTCCAGGAAATGTGTCTTTCGCGATCTCGCTTCTGATCGGCAAACAGCGCAAAAGTGCAAAACACGAACTCGGCTGGAGCGGAAACAAAACGTCGACACGATGCCCGTTTTTGCGGTGGAAAGAATTTTGACCGAGATGAATCATTTGAAAACCGGTCATGTGATCTCGAATTGGTACACAAATAAACCACTGAAAAATgcgattgacttggacttgttCCGTTTCAACTGGTCTTTTACTTGGTTAAACAAAACCGGTCGCGCAAGGAGTAACAGAAGACATTCCGGCTCACGGTTCAACGGGAGGCCACGCACACCCGCCACCATTTCCATTgttgaagtggggaaaaaacaacaacgcgtGCACACGGCCTTACGGAAACTTGGTTTGTTTTGTACCTGTCccgttcagctgcatggccttgcagaacgCTGGATCTGTTTGCCTTTGTGCTGCAAGAGTTTGCTTGGCTTAGTCGCATTATTCTGAGGCTtatttgaaaatgcagccggacagaaaaaggCCTTTAGGGGGGCGGGCAGAGGGGACGAGGGGGCGAGGGGACGAGGGGTGAAAACCGCAGCAGATATTAGAGCACAAACAAGTCACGTCACGAGTCGTTTGTAGATTGGAGGGCGGGGCCATGCAATAACGAACCAAGAGAAGTCATTCAAGTCTTTGGTGTTTCTATCGAACCGATTCGTGAATCCACACCATATCACACGCGTGCGAGTCGGCCGACGTCCacagttgctgagccggcacatcgagggAGGAAACATTCAAGACACAAACTACGCCGCTTGTTTTCCGGAGTTCAGAATGTAAAAACGAGTCACGCGCGGCTGTGAAAGTAGCAGACGGCAAGCACAGCATGCTAATGAAGTACAAGTACCGTTTCTTCAAAAGTAGGCTTCGTTAAACCTACCCTGACTGGTACAaagtatccaaaatgttacttgagcaAATGTAGCCCGTTCCTACCCGCCCCTGCTCATCGGCCCGCCTACGGCGTTTGCCCTGATGGGTTAGGGTGCCGCTAGCGGACCTGAAGGAAAAGTTACGCACTTGCTGTGAATATACAAGGTGTAACTCTCTTAGTTTTTTGCTTCATGTGACAGGTCaacttcagctgggagaggcAAGAAAGAGCTTCAAGGCTCTTTTGGAACAATTGTAGACAATTTGCCACTTAGATTTTTGTCGTCGGGgcactcgcatctcaaggcgGCGATCGCGTAACATTGCGTGTTCACACGTCGGCGTGTGCAGGTGCACGCGCGCTTACGTCATTGGCGGCGCGTAGGAACCAGGCCCTGGCAGACTCTGCGTTGGTGATGGTCTCCTGGGTGGTGAACgtctgcacacacaaaaagtcatCATGGCCATGACGTCATCCCCGTGGCCAgcgttcgttcgttcgttcgtttgtccttcctgataaaagttcAAGTGAACGCGTGTGTGAATGCTGTTAACGCTTTAGTTGTGTTGGTCATACCATAGAATCATTCATTTCTTgtgtttagtgaataatgcGGAAGACAAACTTGCCCCCGAAAAATCTGTTCGAAAAAGACACCTCGCAATTCCAGGATTTTCCCAAATTGCTCAGCCCTCGTCCTGATCGATGCTCGTCAGcttcccagtgacgaggacCGGCTAcgtgtggctaaaggtttagccacatcGGCGTACATGATGTTGTGGCTCACTCCCCACAAGTCGAGCTAGGAGACTTTTATACTGTTTCGCCACCTCGGCTGACGCCCGGATCATTCTACCAGACACATTTGTCTTTTCTCGGTCAGACGgcggcaacactacacgacgtgtattccgataccgccgcatcccgtcttttaagATCACTAGGCTTTATCTTGCCACTGTCAGAGAGGCGGAACCGGAAAACGTGttaccggtcaacgcgacgggaTACACCCGTTGTTACGATAACAACAATGGATTGCGCcgatgaaaaaaaggaaaaacgtGTGGCGGTTGTCACCGATGTTCATTCAGGTATGtccacgtactttgaatacggcATGGCTCACAAGCGGGCAGCACGACGTCAGGTAGCCTAGCGAGCTATTGCTAGCACCAAGGGTTGTACGTAAACGTGCCGCTAAACGGTTCGAATCGTGCGCTAAAGCTGCGGTAAACATCGGTTCGTCCGTCTTGATAACAGTGACCAAGTATGCTGAAAAGGGCAAGCGCGGGAGGCGACGCGCCGGCCATAATACGCCATCCTATCGATCGACGCTGTCGCAGAGTTGTTGTTGGTACGTCGCACTGCAtgaaagatatatatatatacaaaataataataataataatttcattttatcGTACGGCCGAATCGTGGGTCGTGgatgatgtcacactacacgcGAGACGATTTGTCGTTTGTCCGGCGCAATCCGCGAAAGGTAATCAGAGCAATTTCGGCGCTGAAATCCTGCAGTCTGATCGAAGcataagaggtttcatgacccggCGCCAACCCTGATGACGATGACGGCGTCGCATCGTCAGCGTGACCCGTCCCAACAAAGTGAAATCAAAGCCGCTCGACCTTGGAGGCGACGATGAAGAGCGTGCGCTCCGGGTCCAGCTGAGCAAGAGTTTTAGCCAGATGCGTCCCGTCGATGTTGGAAACGAAGCAGACGTTGGGACCGCCCGCAGAGTAACTCTTCAATGCCTCCGTCACCATCAGGGGTCCCTGAACGAAACACCGCGCCGCGAGTGAAAACCTTCACAATAAAACTCACAAGATAAAAGGGAGACAACAAACTTTCCAAATAAAACATCCAATCACGTAACCTTCCAAAGAAAACAATACCCAATAAGAGGCATCCTAAAACCCAAGTCCATCACCACGACCTTCTCTTCAGCAACCATTTGGATTTTCACTTCATTTGGAGGTTGCGTGGACCGGCCAGGTCGCGTGACAGAAAGTCGCCGACTCACCAGGTCGGACCCTCCGATGCCGATGTTGACCACGTCTGTGATGCGTTTGCCCGTGAAGCCTTTCCACTCACCGCTGCGGACTTTCTGTCAACAGCAtaacgcacacacatacgcgcgcgcgcgcacacacacacgcgtcaaCACCGTCCGACCCACTTAAACGTCCACGTACACGCAGACCTGTGAGAAGACTTTCATCTTGTCCAGCACGCGGTTGACTTCGGGCATGACGTCTTTGCCGTCCACCAGGATAGGAACGTTGGAACGATTTCGCAACGCCACGTGCAGAACGGCgcgaccctaagcacacacgCGGCAAATGAGCACCGCCTGGAGGTGTGGAGGGGGCGGCACGTGAAGGTCGAGCGACGGCACGCACCTCGGTGAAGTTGATCTTGTCTCCTTTGAACATGCTCTCGCGGGCCTGCTTCACCCCTCGGGACTCAGCCTGTCACAGGTCACAGGTCACAGGTCAGAATCAAGCGCAAATTTATAgtcctctccccccccccccccccggaaatTTTGAAATATAGTGATCAGTGAACCCCCGCACATTTGCAGATTGTTTTGGGAACCTATTCTCCATCATTGGCTGAAAAACACCAATTGGCTGTTTtggtgctcaggccaaagcaaacGAATCTACAATTTTAgcaccatcttggtgccaaggaactatgttgaaatgaatTGAGATTTGGTTAGGTTCAAAGTGTGCTGTGCCGCTATCTTGATACCAAGGAGCTttgctgaagtgagttgaggagcttcatttagccaAAAACGGGGCTTCGCTGCCAATTTATcaatcttggtgtcaaggaactacaAGACGTCGTGTTAAATCAAAAcggaatacaatcatttgcaaatcatgttcgacctatattgaattgaatacactacaaagacaagatatttcatgttcaaactgatcaacttgattgttttgagcaatttgatggccgcaacacgttcccaaaaagctgggacagggtcatgtttcccaccgtgttacatcaccttttctttgaacaacgttcaaaaaacgtttgggaaccgaggacactcattgttgaagctttggaggggggaattctttcccattcttgctcaatgtacagcttcagctgtccaacagtccggggtctctgttgtcgtatttgacgcttcataatgcgccgcacattttcaacaggagacaggcctggactgcagccaggccagtctagtaccgcactcttttacgacgaagccacgctgttgcaacacgtacagaatgtggtttggcattgtcttgctggaataagcaggggcgtccgtgacaaagacgtcgcttggatggcagcatatgtttctccaaaacctatatgtacctttcagcatgaatggtgccttcacagatgtgtaagttacccacgccattgacactaacacagccccataccatcacagatgctggcttcggaactttgcgttcataacagtccggatggttcttttcctctttggcccggaggacacgacgacatccacaatttcccaaaacaatttgaaatgtggactcgtcggaccacagaacacgttattattatttaaaaaaaaaaaaaaaaagttagctgCATCCCTACAAGGAACTATGTCGAAGTGAGCTGTGGAGTTTCCTTCAGATTTCATTTGAAGGTGGCCTCTTTTTGCCAAACTTTCTTGCTGCCGCCGCCGGTTTTGAGATGTTAGCTGTATATTTGGTTGGATTTCAAGCGTTTTCATTGTCCCGACCTTAAGTGGCTGGAGAGGCAATTTCGTGATTATTTTTCGGGGCGGCGTGAATTTCGTCTGTTGGCCGAAGGGCTCGGTACCAAAATCAACAGTGATGCCAGCTGCGATCAATTGTGACTTTCCAGTGGTTTGCTGCAAATGGACATTGTTGCTGCGAGGGCGGAGAGCCTGAAAGCGTTTGATTTAGATTTGTGCAAGACGTGAACAATTCCCAATCTGTGACGAGTGGCGAGATTGCGCGTGTGCCCGCTTTGCCACGATCCTGAACGACTGATTTGTTTTACTCGTGTTGGGTAGCGGAGGCCAAAGCGGATTCCGAACCGCATCTCATCAGAATCCAGCTGCCGATGACATCTTTTTACAATGTTGTCATCATTTTTACTTCGTAGTTCAACTTTGACTCAAATTCTCAACTCATACCAAACGAGTCAACGTATACATTGCGACACCTGCTTTCCTCGCCAAATCTAATCTACTGATGTGAGGACACACGAGCAGGAAGTTGGGCAGCTGCCACATTCTTGCGCCGACACCTTGTTCTGCCGAGTTGCGACATTCCCTCATTTCGCAAGTCTCGCCAACTTCCCGTTCCTACACGTTGAAAAGGCCAGCAACGCACCAGCAACTTATTACAAGGCAAAATCTTTGTTATATAGTTGTCGATCACTGAATATACGCGTCACGTGTGGACTGACCGAAATATTCTCGCCTTCTCCTCAttcgggtgagctggagtggCTAGCCAATCGTGGGGCACGTCATAACAGCAAACTGTTACCCGCCTAAGCACAATTTGGTGGTATTCAGTGACGGTTAACAGGCAAACggtgagatgtgggaggaaagaaaCCAAGCGAgctaatcttaaaaaaaaaaaaaacaacaacaacaacaacaacagacattGAGATGATTGGAGGAGAGGTTTGGTTACCATGGCAATAAGCATGGCCATGACTTCCTGGGTGATGAGGTTCTTGGAGTAGTCCAGCAGAAGGTCGCCATCTTCCGTCGCCACCTTCACACTAAaatccacacacacgcacgatcTTGCATGAATTTGGGCATTTACGAATGTTCCATTTGAGCTGCTGACGAAGTGGACTGGCACGTCCATCGATGACGTCACGCTGACCCGATTTGAACGGTTACGTAAATGCGGTGGGTGAGGAGGGGTCGGGGTGCACGTCTCCCCGCGCGTGACGTCATCGCGCCAAAGCTGCTAACAGTCGTCTAAAAACATTGACTGGTGGTTACTGACAAACGACGGTGTCCGCTCATGCGCGCCGCAGCTCACGTTAGCTTAAGCTTCAATTCAGCCGACAAAAGACGGCAAACGCGTCGGCAGAGGAGTTGAAGGTCAAATAAATCCGGGCTGCAACGACCTTGTGGCGACAAGAGCACACGAGACAAGCGAGTGTCCACCTGCGGACGTGTCTCGCCCACCTGAAGTGACGGAAGCGCTCCGGCTCGGCGGCGAACATGTCCCTCATCTTCAGGCTTCCGCCATGGGCTCGGTACCACTGCGCGAGCTGCTGGTAGTTGGGGTCGCTGCTCAGGAGGGACATGACGGTCgacaagaacaagaacaagaacaagaagaagaagaagaagaagaagaacgcgAATGCCACTCGCCGCTGGCTTCTCGTTTGAGCTGCTCGACTGCGCGCGGACGCAAATGAAAATGAGCAAACGGGAAGAGGACGACGACTTGACCGCCTCAAGAGTGACGGCCCAACCCAAGCCCGCCCCCTCGCGTCCTGGCCAATGAGCAGCGGAGAAGACAAACGGggaggtgcattttatttttaattgacacGACGCATTTTCAGGAACTGTTGACACAGTTTCGAGAAAAcgtcaaaatgttgaaattgaAAATAACCAA includes these proteins:
- the gpia gene encoding glucose-6-phosphate isomerase a isoform X1; its protein translation is MSLLSSDPNYQQLAQWYRAHGGSLKMRDMFAAEPERFRHFSVKVATEDGDLLLDYSKNLITQEVMAMLIAMAESRGVKQARESMFKGDKINFTEGRAVLHVALRNRSNVPILVDGKDVMPEVNRVLDKMKVFSQKVRSGEWKGFTGKRITDVVNIGIGGSDLGPLMVTEALKSYSAGGPNVCFVSNIDGTHLAKTLAQLDPERTLFIVASKTFTTQETITNAESARAWFLRAANDKGAVAKHFVALSTNAVKVEEFGIDTANMFEFWDWVGGRYSLWSAIGLSIALHIGFDGFERLLSGAHWMDNHFASAPLDRNLPAVLALLGVWYVNFFQAETHAMLPYDQYMHRFAAYFQQGDMESNGKYITKEGSRVNYHTGPIVWGEPGTNGQHAFYQLIHQGTRMIPCDFLIPAQTHNPIGNNLHHKVGATTATLCVCVRAWASTGDVR